A single window of Halobacterium jilantaiense DNA harbors:
- a CDS encoding diphthine--ammonia ligase: MSDGDGPGADDGQWVSLFSGGKDSSWALYQALEAGLNVARLLTVHPEGDSYMYHVPATRLAELAAESVGVPLVEVEPDDFEAESATDAGAQGDSELEPMETALADLADDLDGGLAGVTAGAVESEFQTHRIQGMCDRLGCELFAPLWQEDPRELADAMLDAGFEIRIIQVAAYGLDESWLGRTLDADALAELEELHDEYGVHILGEGGEFETLVTDGPHMSRPIELDYETVWEGDRGHVEITDAWLGE; the protein is encoded by the coding sequence ATGAGCGACGGCGACGGACCCGGTGCCGACGACGGACAGTGGGTGAGCCTGTTCTCCGGCGGGAAGGACTCCTCGTGGGCGCTCTATCAGGCCCTCGAAGCGGGCCTGAACGTCGCCCGCCTCCTGACGGTCCACCCGGAGGGCGACTCCTACATGTACCACGTGCCCGCCACGCGGCTCGCCGAACTCGCCGCGGAGAGCGTCGGCGTCCCGCTCGTGGAGGTCGAGCCCGACGACTTCGAGGCCGAATCCGCGACCGACGCGGGCGCGCAGGGCGACAGCGAACTCGAACCGATGGAGACCGCCCTCGCCGACCTCGCCGACGACCTCGACGGCGGGCTGGCGGGCGTCACCGCGGGTGCGGTCGAGAGCGAGTTCCAGACGCACCGCATCCAGGGGATGTGCGACCGCCTCGGCTGCGAGCTGTTCGCGCCGCTCTGGCAGGAAGACCCCCGGGAGCTGGCGGACGCGATGCTGGACGCGGGGTTCGAGATTCGCATCATTCAGGTCGCGGCCTACGGCCTCGACGAGTCCTGGCTCGGACGCACGCTCGACGCGGACGCGCTCGCCGAACTGGAGGAACTGCACGACGAGTACGGGGTCCACATTCTGGGGGAAGGCGGCGAGTTCGAGACGCTCGTGACTGACGGCCCGCACATGAGCCGCCCAATCGAACTCGACTACGAGACGGTCTGGGAGGGCGACCGCGGCCACGTCGAGATTACGGACGCCTGGCTCGGCGAGTAG
- a CDS encoding transcriptional regulator: MDDQTTRERIQDALREKPRTPSAVAEEFEVARGTALTHVRHISESLDGTDEELLVRPPACRDCGFDGFDDPVNVPSRCPECRSESIEEPAFVVESP, translated from the coding sequence ATGGACGACCAGACCACCCGGGAGCGGATTCAGGACGCCCTCCGCGAGAAGCCACGCACCCCGAGCGCCGTCGCCGAGGAGTTCGAGGTGGCCCGCGGCACCGCGCTCACGCACGTCCGGCACATCTCGGAGAGCCTGGACGGCACCGACGAGGAGTTACTGGTGCGGCCGCCGGCCTGCCGCGACTGCGGGTTCGACGGCTTCGACGACCCCGTGAACGTTCCGTCGCGGTGTCCGGAGTGCAGAAGCGAGAGCATCGAGGAGCCGGCGTTCGTCGTGGAGTCCCCCTAG
- a CDS encoding cupin domain-containing protein: MERVTIEDVENRPNPLGVHSTRRPVSRALGTEHVALVDYELDPGEQFSGGLHTHHDQEEIFYVQEGTATFEVGEDREEVTVEAGQIVRFPPGEFQSGHNHSDEPVRALAVGAPGARHDWDALESLAPCAECGEETTHDVRAPNEDGVMQLVCQECGTEMF, translated from the coding sequence ATGGAGCGAGTCACCATCGAAGACGTAGAGAACCGACCGAACCCGCTCGGCGTCCACAGCACTCGCCGGCCGGTCTCGCGCGCGCTCGGCACTGAACACGTCGCGCTCGTCGACTACGAACTGGACCCCGGCGAGCAGTTCTCCGGCGGCCTCCACACACACCACGACCAGGAGGAAATCTTCTACGTGCAGGAGGGCACGGCGACCTTCGAGGTCGGCGAAGACCGGGAGGAAGTCACGGTCGAGGCCGGCCAGATCGTCCGGTTCCCGCCCGGCGAGTTCCAGAGCGGCCACAACCACTCCGACGAGCCCGTTCGCGCGCTCGCCGTCGGTGCGCCGGGCGCGCGCCACGACTGGGACGCCCTGGAGTCGCTGGCCCCCTGCGCCGAGTGCGGCGAGGAGACCACACACGACGTCCGAGCGCCGAACGAGGACGGCGTGATGCAACTGGTCTGCCAGGAGTGCGGCACCGAGATGTTCTGA
- a CDS encoding DUF726 domain-containing protein, with protein sequence MVTTRGRLDAADPTERVGAWDFDDADEVVLFVHGLGTDAESARDHAYTVRRGLAAAGPGSESDIPPVVGYSWASDTDWGPATQTADANAAPLADWLAAWAESDGRPIHLFAHSLGARLTGETLKLLADRGRTDLLASVSLFGGAVPNDSVGTDGQYGPAVEAVDAPVYNFHNRNDRVLGWVYRVSNRTRAVGHGGLAGSADAPAGYTDIDVTDLVTDHYSYLQPEQGCLPRAVGRIGLY encoded by the coding sequence ATGGTGACGACGCGGGGGCGGCTCGACGCGGCAGACCCGACGGAGCGCGTAGGGGCGTGGGACTTCGACGACGCCGACGAGGTCGTGCTGTTCGTTCACGGTCTCGGCACGGACGCCGAGTCCGCCCGCGACCACGCATACACCGTCCGACGGGGGCTCGCGGCGGCTGGACCGGGTTCGGAGTCCGATATCCCCCCGGTCGTCGGGTACTCGTGGGCGTCAGACACCGACTGGGGACCGGCGACGCAGACCGCAGACGCGAACGCCGCGCCGCTCGCCGACTGGCTGGCAGCGTGGGCCGAATCTGACGGGCGACCGATTCACCTGTTCGCTCACTCGCTCGGTGCCCGCCTGACAGGAGAGACCCTCAAACTGCTCGCTGACCGCGGGCGAACGGACCTCCTCGCCTCGGTGTCGCTGTTCGGCGGCGCGGTTCCGAACGACAGCGTCGGGACCGACGGGCAGTACGGGCCGGCTGTCGAGGCCGTCGACGCGCCTGTGTACAACTTCCACAACCGGAACGACCGCGTCCTGGGCTGGGTGTATCGCGTGTCGAACCGAACCCGGGCAGTCGGTCACGGCGGGCTCGCGGGGTCTGCGGACGCGCCCGCTGGCTACACCGACATCGACGTCACCGACCTGGTGACGGACCACTACTCGTACCTTCAGCCGGAGCAAGGGTGTCTGCCGCGGGCCGTCGGCCGAATCGGCCTCTACTGA
- a CDS encoding Rieske (2Fe-2S) protein — MGDDDDDGEGERIAGVDEVPADDSFLFTVREVGGDEREAILVELSDDTIAGWLNYCMHWTDVTLDSGDGAVRNGELVCRKHAATFEPDSGVCTHGPCEGAELDPIQVETRDGAVYLTDSDYAFVQQGAETDPADLSTSPGSRVGF; from the coding sequence ATGGGAGACGACGACGATGACGGCGAGGGGGAGCGAATCGCAGGCGTCGACGAGGTGCCGGCCGACGACAGCTTCCTGTTCACGGTGCGGGAAGTGGGCGGGGACGAGCGAGAGGCCATTCTGGTCGAACTCTCGGACGACACCATCGCGGGCTGGCTGAACTACTGCATGCACTGGACGGACGTCACGCTCGACTCCGGTGACGGTGCCGTCCGGAACGGCGAGCTCGTCTGCCGCAAACACGCCGCGACGTTCGAGCCGGACTCGGGCGTCTGCACGCACGGCCCCTGCGAGGGCGCGGAACTCGACCCGATTCAGGTCGAGACGCGGGACGGCGCGGTCTACCTCACCGACTCCGACTACGCGTTCGTCCAGCAGGGCGCGGAAACCGACCCCGCGGACCTCTCCACGTCGCCCGGGTCGCGCGTCGGCTTCTAG
- a CDS encoding beta-CASP ribonuclease aCPSF1, whose protein sequence is MSTVDRQLEELQDEIVSEIPPDISVTDVKYEGPELVVYTRDPKRFAQDGDLVRRLASKLRKRITVRPDPDVLSPPQRAREKVMDVIPDDAGVTNLDFHEDTGEVVIEAEKPGMVIGRHGSTLREITREAGWTPEVVRTPPIESSTVSNVRNFLKQERDERRDILEKVGRQIHREEMQDDEYVRITTLGCCREVGRASFILSTPETRILVDCGDKPGSDDEVPYLQVQEALAGGANTIDAVVLTHAHLDHSAFIPLLFKYGYDGPIYCTEPTRDLMGLLTLDYLDVAAKEGRTPPYDSEMVREAIKHCIPLEYGDVTDIAPDVKLTFHNAGHILGSAVSHFHIGDGLYNVAFSGDIHYDDTRLFNGAVNDFPRVETLVMESTYGGRNDYQTDQEDSERRLKEIINETYEDGGKVLIPAFAVGRSQELMLVLEEAMREGDIPEMPIHLDGMIWEATAIHTTYPEYLRDDLRDRIFHSDSNPFLAPQFNHIDGGEEERQEVADDDQCIILSTSGMVSGGPIMSWLEHIAPDPDSTMTFVGYQAQGTLGRRIQSGRDEIPMPDSRDGGRTERLKMNMDVETVDGFSGHADRQGLEDFVRTMNPRPEKVLCVHGDESSTQDLSSALYHEFNMRTFAPKNLETFRFI, encoded by the coding sequence ATGAGTACTGTAGACCGACAACTCGAGGAGTTACAGGACGAAATCGTCAGCGAAATTCCGCCCGACATCTCGGTCACCGATGTCAAGTACGAGGGGCCAGAGCTCGTCGTCTACACCCGCGACCCGAAGCGCTTCGCACAGGACGGCGACCTGGTGCGCCGGCTCGCCTCCAAGCTCCGGAAACGCATCACGGTGCGACCGGACCCCGACGTGCTCTCGCCGCCCCAGCGCGCCCGCGAGAAGGTGATGGACGTCATCCCCGACGACGCCGGCGTCACGAACCTCGACTTCCACGAGGACACGGGCGAAGTCGTCATCGAGGCCGAGAAGCCCGGGATGGTCATCGGCCGCCACGGCTCCACGCTCCGAGAGATTACGCGGGAAGCCGGCTGGACGCCCGAAGTCGTTCGCACGCCCCCCATCGAGTCCTCCACAGTGTCGAACGTCCGGAACTTCCTCAAGCAGGAACGCGACGAGCGCCGGGACATCCTCGAGAAGGTCGGCCGCCAGATTCACCGCGAGGAGATGCAGGACGACGAGTACGTCCGCATCACCACGCTGGGCTGCTGTCGCGAGGTCGGCCGCGCGAGTTTCATCCTCTCGACGCCCGAGACGCGCATCCTCGTCGACTGCGGCGACAAACCCGGTAGCGACGACGAGGTGCCGTACCTCCAGGTCCAGGAGGCGCTGGCCGGCGGCGCGAACACCATCGACGCCGTCGTCCTCACGCACGCGCACCTCGACCACTCCGCGTTCATCCCGCTGCTGTTCAAGTACGGCTACGACGGCCCGATCTACTGCACGGAGCCGACCCGCGACCTGATGGGGCTGCTCACGCTGGACTACCTCGACGTCGCGGCGAAGGAAGGCCGCACGCCGCCGTACGACTCCGAGATGGTGCGAGAAGCAATCAAGCACTGCATCCCGCTGGAGTACGGCGACGTCACCGACATCGCGCCCGACGTCAAACTCACGTTCCACAACGCCGGCCACATCCTCGGCTCCGCCGTCTCCCACTTCCACATCGGCGACGGCCTCTACAACGTCGCGTTCTCGGGTGACATTCACTACGACGACACCCGGCTGTTCAACGGCGCTGTCAACGACTTCCCGCGCGTGGAGACGCTCGTGATGGAGTCCACGTACGGCGGCCGGAACGACTACCAGACCGACCAGGAGGACTCCGAGCGCAGGCTGAAAGAGATTATCAACGAGACCTACGAGGACGGCGGGAAAGTCCTGATTCCGGCGTTCGCGGTCGGCCGCAGCCAGGAACTCATGCTCGTCCTCGAAGAGGCGATGCGGGAGGGCGACATCCCCGAGATGCCCATCCACCTCGACGGCATGATCTGGGAGGCGACGGCCATCCACACCACGTACCCCGAGTACCTCCGCGACGACCTCCGCGACCGCATCTTCCACAGCGACTCCAACCCCTTCCTCGCGCCCCAGTTCAACCACATCGACGGCGGCGAGGAGGAGCGTCAGGAAGTCGCCGACGACGACCAGTGCATCATCCTCTCGACGTCCGGCATGGTGTCCGGCGGCCCCATCATGTCCTGGCTCGAACACATCGCGCCCGACCCCGACTCCACGATGACGTTCGTCGGCTACCAGGCCCAGGGGACGCTCGGTCGCCGCATCCAGTCCGGCCGCGACGAGATTCCGATGCCGGACTCCCGCGACGGCGGCCGCACCGAACGCCTGAAGATGAACATGGACGTCGAGACCGTGGACGGCTTCTCCGGCCACGCCGACCGCCAGGGCCTCGAGGACTTCGTGCGCACGATGAACCCCCGCCCCGAGAAAGTGCTGTGTGTCCACGGCGACGAGTCCTCCACGCAGGACCTCTCCTCTGCGCTCTACCACGAGTTCAACATGCGGACGTTCGCGCCGAAGAACCTCGAGACGTTCCGCTTCATCTGA
- a CDS encoding sugar phosphate nucleotidyltransferase, which yields MKAVVLAGGYATRLWPITKHRPKMFLPVGDTTVIDRIFEDLEADNRVEEVYVSTNERFAGEFREHLDDSQFEKPTLSVEDTTDEDEKFGVMGALAQLVEREDVDDDLVVIAGDNLISFDVSEFVDFFAEKDAPAIAAYDVGSYERAKSYGLVELDGDEVIDFQEKPDDPNSTLVSIACYAYPREVVHDIDTYLSEDGNPDEPGWFVQWLQDRQSVHAYTFEGAWFDIGTPESYLDAVAWTLDGERIVADDATVENSTIGENVHVLPGAEITNSNVENSVIFSDATLRDCDIRDSIIDEDTVLESIDFSGALVGAHTTIENGG from the coding sequence ATGAAAGCCGTCGTGCTTGCCGGCGGATACGCCACCCGTCTCTGGCCGATTACCAAACACCGGCCGAAGATGTTCCTCCCCGTCGGTGACACCACTGTCATCGACCGCATCTTCGAGGACCTCGAAGCCGACAACCGCGTCGAGGAGGTCTACGTCTCCACGAACGAGCGGTTCGCAGGCGAATTCCGCGAGCACCTCGACGACTCCCAGTTCGAGAAGCCGACGCTCTCAGTCGAAGACACCACCGACGAAGACGAGAAGTTCGGCGTCATGGGCGCGCTCGCCCAGCTCGTCGAGCGCGAGGACGTCGACGACGATCTCGTCGTCATCGCCGGGGACAACCTCATCTCCTTCGACGTCTCGGAGTTCGTCGACTTCTTCGCCGAGAAGGACGCCCCCGCCATCGCCGCCTACGACGTCGGGAGCTACGAGCGCGCGAAGTCCTACGGGCTCGTCGAACTGGACGGCGACGAAGTCATCGACTTCCAGGAGAAGCCCGACGACCCGAACAGCACGCTCGTCTCCATCGCGTGCTACGCCTACCCCCGGGAGGTCGTCCACGACATCGACACCTATCTCTCGGAGGACGGCAATCCCGACGAGCCCGGGTGGTTCGTGCAGTGGCTCCAGGACCGCCAGTCAGTCCACGCGTACACGTTCGAGGGCGCGTGGTTCGACATCGGCACGCCGGAGTCCTATCTCGACGCCGTCGCGTGGACACTCGACGGCGAGCGCATCGTCGCCGACGACGCCACGGTCGAGAACTCGACTATCGGCGAGAACGTCCACGTCCTCCCGGGCGCGGAGATTACGAACTCCAACGTCGAGAACTCCGTCATCTTCTCCGACGCGACACTCAGAGACTGCGACATCCGGGACTCAATCATCGACGAGGACACCGTCCTCGAGTCCATCGACTTCTCTGGCGCGCTCGTCGGCGCGCACACCACCATCGAGAACGGCGGCTAG
- the proS gene encoding proline--tRNA ligase, protein MSDDDQELGITESKEHSPGDWYAEVVQKAGLADYAPMGGFIVTRPRGYALWEAIQDNLDGWFKQTGVDNAYFPMFIPENYLEREKDIVEGFDPEVAWVTHGGHDELEERLAVRPTSESIIAPYMSQWVRSHRDLPLRLNQWNSVVRWEATETKPFFRTKEFLWQEGHTAHASDEGAWAETTLRLDQYQRLYEDVLGIPVLRGQKPDHDKFPGADTTTTVEALMPDGKSVQGGTSHHLGQSFAEAFDITFSDEDEAEKTAYTTSWGLSWRAIGALIMSHSDDQGLVLPPTVAPKQVVIVPIWQEDTKEDVEQYCSEVAAELEAQGVRVHFDDRDGRNPGFKFNEWELKGVPVRFEIGPNEVEDEEVTVVHRPDGESTVEDRADITASVHDHLDEVYDKLYDAAAERLDENVREASDRAEILGTIGQHGGYVKAPWCGDEDCEAEIKDQIAAEIVMVPLGEESAARAASEFEGDRVPEPDHEGEDCAVCGEDATETAYFAKSY, encoded by the coding sequence ATGAGCGACGACGACCAGGAACTCGGCATCACCGAGTCCAAGGAGCACAGCCCCGGCGACTGGTACGCCGAGGTCGTCCAGAAGGCGGGTCTCGCCGACTACGCCCCGATGGGCGGCTTTATCGTCACTCGGCCGCGTGGCTACGCGCTCTGGGAGGCCATCCAGGACAACCTCGACGGCTGGTTCAAGCAGACCGGCGTCGACAACGCCTACTTCCCGATGTTCATCCCCGAGAACTACCTCGAACGGGAGAAAGACATCGTTGAGGGCTTCGACCCCGAGGTGGCGTGGGTGACCCACGGCGGCCACGACGAACTCGAAGAGCGACTCGCGGTCCGCCCGACCTCGGAGTCCATCATCGCGCCGTACATGTCCCAGTGGGTGCGCTCGCACCGCGACCTCCCGCTGCGGCTGAACCAGTGGAACTCCGTCGTGCGCTGGGAGGCGACGGAGACGAAGCCGTTCTTCCGCACGAAGGAGTTCCTCTGGCAGGAGGGCCACACGGCCCATGCCAGCGACGAGGGCGCGTGGGCGGAGACGACGCTGCGACTCGACCAGTACCAGCGCCTCTACGAGGACGTGCTGGGCATCCCGGTGCTGCGCGGCCAGAAGCCCGACCACGACAAGTTCCCGGGCGCAGACACGACCACGACAGTCGAGGCCCTGATGCCCGACGGGAAGTCCGTGCAGGGCGGCACCAGCCACCACCTCGGGCAGTCGTTCGCCGAGGCGTTCGACATCACGTTCAGCGACGAGGACGAGGCCGAGAAGACGGCGTACACGACCTCCTGGGGGCTGTCGTGGCGCGCCATCGGCGCGCTCATCATGAGCCACAGCGACGACCAGGGCCTCGTGCTGCCGCCGACCGTCGCGCCGAAGCAGGTCGTCATCGTCCCCATCTGGCAGGAGGACACCAAGGAGGACGTCGAGCAGTACTGCTCGGAGGTCGCGGCGGAACTGGAAGCGCAGGGCGTGCGGGTCCACTTCGACGACCGCGACGGCCGGAATCCCGGCTTCAAGTTCAACGAGTGGGAGCTGAAGGGCGTCCCGGTGCGCTTCGAAATCGGGCCGAACGAGGTCGAGGACGAGGAGGTCACGGTCGTCCACCGGCCCGACGGCGAGAGCACAGTCGAGGACCGCGCTGACATCACGGCGAGCGTCCACGACCACCTCGACGAGGTGTACGACAAGCTCTACGACGCGGCCGCCGAGCGCCTCGACGAGAACGTCCGCGAGGCCAGCGACCGCGCGGAGATTCTGGGCACCATCGGCCAGCACGGCGGCTACGTGAAAGCGCCGTGGTGTGGTGACGAGGACTGCGAGGCCGAGATCAAGGACCAGATTGCGGCAGAGATCGTGATGGTGCCGCTGGGCGAGGAGTCGGCGGCCCGCGCGGCCTCCGAGTTCGAGGGCGACCGCGTGCCCGAGCCCGACCACGAGGGCGAGGACTGCGCGGTCTGTGGCGAGGACGCGACGGAGACGGCGTACTTCGCGAAGTCGTACTAA
- a CDS encoding DUF7332 family protein, whose protein sequence is MPRQSRCVAVALVVLVAFVGGGAAQTAPGPSIDTDGGHRFDIGGDSPHITFWLHLDLLTNLGAAGDLGFSAVGTAMDTRVIVIDIQVNFRGVGPLENFLSNPFSRFSATAEWELNLPFLSAGPAADEDFTYRDNETIGGNRSGNGSTGNTTV, encoded by the coding sequence GTGCCCCGTCAGTCGCGCTGCGTGGCCGTCGCGCTCGTCGTCCTCGTCGCGTTCGTCGGCGGCGGCGCTGCCCAGACCGCGCCCGGGCCGTCCATCGACACCGACGGCGGCCACCGCTTCGACATCGGCGGCGACAGCCCCCACATCACGTTCTGGCTCCACCTCGACCTCCTCACGAATCTCGGTGCCGCCGGCGACCTCGGGTTCAGCGCGGTCGGCACCGCGATGGACACACGCGTCATTGTCATCGACATTCAGGTGAACTTCCGGGGCGTCGGACCGCTCGAAAACTTCCTCTCGAACCCGTTCTCGCGGTTCTCCGCCACCGCGGAGTGGGAGCTCAATCTCCCGTTCCTGTCGGCCGGACCGGCCGCCGACGAGGACTTCACGTACCGGGACAACGAGACCATCGGCGGGAACCGCTCCGGGAACGGCTCGACCGGGAACACGACGGTCTGA
- a CDS encoding endonuclease III domain-containing protein, whose protein sequence is MDDEPSVNISGGDAGGGEFDAVEASSADTTAGAVVAELGDIYWEKTYGGRDAFECLVRTVLSQNTSDVASQPAHDALVERYDSGGDLAAALRDAHRDELAETISSAGLYNQKSETLIRLAGRICEEYDGADGFDEFVRDGDPDEVRDALLDMKGVGPKTADCVLLFAGGNPGVFPVDTHVHRIARRMGLASPDADHEGVRAALEASVPAEACGFGHTAMIQFGRDYCTARTPACLDGPEACPLYDHCDRVGVDELAETVVDPADAD, encoded by the coding sequence ATGGACGACGAGCCCTCGGTGAACATCTCCGGCGGTGATGCCGGTGGCGGGGAGTTCGATGCCGTCGAAGCGTCCAGCGCCGACACGACCGCCGGCGCAGTGGTGGCTGAACTCGGCGACATCTACTGGGAGAAGACCTACGGCGGCCGGGACGCCTTCGAGTGTCTGGTCCGCACTGTCCTCAGCCAGAACACGAGCGATGTCGCCAGCCAGCCCGCCCACGACGCGCTCGTAGAGCGGTACGATTCCGGTGGCGACCTCGCGGCGGCGCTGCGGGACGCCCACCGGGACGAACTCGCGGAGACCATCTCCTCGGCCGGCCTCTACAACCAGAAGTCCGAGACGCTGATTCGCCTCGCTGGCCGCATCTGTGAGGAGTACGACGGCGCGGACGGCTTCGACGAGTTCGTCCGCGACGGCGACCCCGACGAGGTCCGCGACGCGCTGCTGGACATGAAGGGCGTCGGCCCGAAGACCGCCGACTGCGTGCTGCTGTTCGCGGGCGGCAACCCTGGCGTCTTCCCCGTCGACACGCACGTCCACCGCATCGCCCGGCGGATGGGGTTGGCCTCGCCCGACGCCGACCACGAGGGCGTCCGGGCCGCTCTGGAGGCGTCCGTGCCGGCGGAGGCGTGCGGCTTCGGGCACACGGCGATGATACAGTTCGGTCGAGACTACTGCACGGCCAGGACGCCAGCGTGCCTCGACGGTCCGGAGGCCTGCCCGCTGTACGACCACTGTGACAGAGTGGGCGTCGACGAACTCGCGGAGACGGTCGTCGACCCCGCGGATGCCGACTGA
- a CDS encoding coiled-coil protein encodes MAEEETTIEVSTADELITDDELQNKSKGQLIKNAGQFRDRRNELNQLASSRASERDDLNAKTREKVDEAQEHREKRDELNERVQDHKEVRNELNADANELFDEVEQRKQDLELDEGKDLEQLKEEIEELEFKQQTEVLSTEDERELIEKIEAKREEYQEREEKLDQSGNLDEVVEEAESVRAEASKHHEKVTELADEAQEHHNQMIEAYREADDIRDEADEMHEAFVEAQEAADAHHEAFVLVQKRLRELDKQEEEEEKDQRQAEQEEAREEAEEIYERFKEGETLDTEDLRKLQKSGHL; translated from the coding sequence ATGGCTGAGGAAGAAACAACCATCGAGGTATCGACCGCCGACGAACTCATTACTGACGACGAACTCCAGAACAAGTCCAAGGGTCAGCTCATCAAGAACGCCGGCCAGTTCCGCGACCGGCGTAACGAGCTGAACCAGCTCGCGAGCTCCCGAGCCTCCGAGCGAGACGACCTGAACGCGAAGACGCGAGAGAAGGTCGACGAGGCACAGGAGCACCGCGAGAAGCGAGACGAGCTCAACGAGCGCGTCCAGGACCACAAGGAAGTCCGCAACGAGCTGAACGCGGACGCCAACGAGCTGTTCGACGAGGTCGAGCAGCGCAAACAGGACCTGGAGCTCGACGAGGGCAAGGACCTCGAGCAGCTCAAAGAGGAGATCGAGGAGCTCGAGTTCAAGCAGCAGACCGAAGTCCTCTCGACCGAGGACGAGCGCGAGCTCATCGAGAAGATCGAGGCCAAGCGCGAGGAGTACCAGGAACGCGAGGAGAAGCTCGACCAGTCCGGGAACCTCGACGAGGTCGTCGAGGAGGCCGAGTCCGTTCGCGCGGAAGCCTCCAAGCACCACGAGAAGGTCACCGAGCTCGCCGACGAGGCTCAGGAACACCACAACCAGATGATCGAGGCCTACCGGGAGGCCGACGACATCCGCGACGAGGCCGACGAGATGCACGAGGCATTCGTCGAGGCCCAGGAGGCCGCTGACGCCCACCACGAGGCGTTCGTCCTCGTCCAGAAGCGCCTGCGCGAGCTGGACAAGCAGGAGGAAGAAGAGGAGAAAGACCAGCGCCAGGCCGAGCAGGAAGAAGCCCGCGAAGAGGCCGAGGAGATCTACGAGCGGTTCAAGGAGGGCGAGACCCTCGACACCGAGGACCTCCGCAAGCTCCAGAAGTCCGGTCACCTCTAA
- a CDS encoding DUF373 family protein: MRTLVVCVDRTGDISRKTGLRTPVAGWEAVQSLVTDMGVADPEDSGVNCLLEALRVTRDLRDGDDDAVVAAVSAEGDGVSADRSIAAQFDDLVERYDADSCVLVVDSAEDERVVPIVESRIQVDAVDRVVVRQARDLESTYYLLKQFLGDEEMRQTVLVPIGIVLLVFPALMMVTGSLAVAAASITTVIGLFLLYKGLGVDDYVAALPGQAKNALYSGRVSIVTYVVAVGLALVGVFAGALELSNQPANTPELLSAMTFTYYSIPWVALGALAASAGRLFDEFIRREEVRTSFLNLPFGVLAVALVVRGFSAYFVERAGRVPPLEVPAAEVGAISVEGFALTPEQRLAAFVVLGVFVSVVGIRVATHFSGVELEDVEQPAEP, encoded by the coding sequence ATGCGTACGCTGGTGGTGTGCGTCGACCGGACGGGTGACATCTCCCGGAAGACCGGGCTGCGGACGCCAGTCGCTGGCTGGGAGGCCGTGCAGTCGCTCGTCACGGACATGGGGGTGGCGGACCCAGAGGACTCCGGCGTGAACTGTCTGCTGGAGGCGCTGCGCGTGACCCGAGACCTCCGGGACGGCGACGACGACGCCGTGGTCGCGGCCGTCTCCGCGGAGGGCGACGGCGTGAGCGCCGACCGCTCCATCGCCGCCCAGTTCGACGACCTCGTGGAGCGCTACGACGCTGACTCCTGCGTGCTGGTCGTGGACAGCGCCGAGGACGAGCGCGTCGTCCCCATCGTGGAGAGCCGCATCCAGGTGGACGCCGTCGACCGCGTCGTCGTCCGGCAGGCCCGCGACCTGGAATCGACGTACTACCTCCTGAAGCAGTTCCTCGGCGACGAGGAGATGCGGCAGACGGTGCTGGTCCCCATCGGCATCGTCCTGCTCGTGTTCCCCGCCCTGATGATGGTGACTGGGAGCCTCGCCGTCGCCGCTGCCAGCATCACGACGGTCATCGGACTGTTCCTCCTGTACAAGGGACTGGGCGTCGACGACTACGTCGCCGCGCTCCCGGGGCAGGCCAAGAACGCGCTGTACTCCGGCCGCGTGTCCATCGTCACGTACGTGGTCGCCGTCGGGCTCGCGCTCGTCGGCGTGTTCGCGGGTGCCCTCGAACTCTCGAACCAGCCCGCGAACACGCCGGAGCTGCTGTCGGCGATGACGTTCACGTACTACAGCATCCCGTGGGTCGCGCTGGGCGCGCTCGCCGCGAGCGCCGGCCGGCTGTTCGACGAGTTCATCCGCCGAGAAGAGGTCCGAACCTCCTTCCTGAACCTCCCGTTCGGCGTGCTCGCGGTGGCACTCGTCGTCCGTGGGTTCTCGGCGTACTTCGTCGAGCGCGCGGGCCGCGTGCCGCCGCTGGAGGTGCCGGCCGCGGAGGTCGGTGCCATCTCCGTCGAGGGGTTCGCGCTCACGCCCGAGCAGCGGCTCGCGGCGTTCGTCGTGCTCGGCGTGTTCGTGAGCGTGGTCGGCATCCGGGTGGCGACGCACTTCTCCGGCGTGGAACTGGAGGACGTCGAGCAGCCGGCCGAGCCGTAA